The Micromonospora sp. WMMD961 genome has a segment encoding these proteins:
- a CDS encoding Na+/H+ antiporter, with translation MQALVMVVVLGATVLIGTTLGGRYRVAPPILLIAFGVLLGLTPPLSEVTLEPELVLLIFLPAILYRESLTLSLREIRANLPVIGSLAVVLVLLTMVTVSFTAQAFGVNPAAAWVLGAVLAPTDAAAVTGLAKRLPRKLLTTLHAESLINDGTALVIFAVTVGLLTQRAEPGPLGIGEEFVGASLGGVLAGVLVGAAVVLVRKRLDDPLREGALSVLTPFGAFLLADSVHASGVLAVVVAGLVLSYAGPRVIRARSRVLALAFWDLSTFLINGGLFVLLGTQIPRAVRGITSTSPGRALVVVLVVTLVVISVRLFFVYLISQVARLRRRRLMDPSQGPSAWRVGTVAGWSGFRGAVSLAAALAVPTVTVAGRPVVERDLIIFVTALVIVLIMLLQGTTLPLVVRWAGLVGDPERAHETRRARRRATEAGLAALPQVAAEIGAGAEQVRRLQAEYQRHLADVDESGGSTAEERRLERQLRLKVLAHKRREVTRLRDNREIDDLVLQELQAALDNEEIRLLGRGANE, from the coding sequence GTGCAGGCGCTCGTCATGGTCGTGGTGCTGGGCGCGACTGTCCTGATCGGCACCACGCTCGGCGGACGGTACCGGGTGGCCCCGCCGATCCTGCTCATCGCGTTCGGGGTGCTGCTCGGCCTGACGCCTCCGCTGTCCGAGGTGACCCTGGAACCCGAGCTGGTACTGCTGATCTTCCTACCGGCGATCCTGTACCGGGAGAGCCTCACCCTCAGTCTGCGCGAGATCCGGGCGAACCTTCCGGTGATCGGGTCGCTCGCCGTGGTGCTGGTGCTGCTCACCATGGTCACGGTGTCGTTCACCGCGCAGGCGTTCGGGGTGAACCCCGCCGCCGCCTGGGTGCTCGGCGCGGTCCTCGCCCCGACCGACGCCGCGGCGGTCACCGGGCTCGCGAAACGGCTGCCCCGAAAGCTGCTCACCACCCTGCACGCCGAGAGTCTGATCAACGACGGCACCGCCCTGGTGATCTTCGCGGTGACCGTGGGTCTGCTCACCCAGAGGGCGGAGCCGGGCCCGCTGGGCATCGGTGAGGAGTTCGTCGGCGCCAGCCTCGGCGGCGTGCTGGCCGGTGTGCTGGTGGGGGCGGCCGTGGTGCTGGTCCGCAAACGGCTCGACGACCCGCTTCGGGAGGGCGCGCTGAGCGTGCTCACGCCGTTCGGCGCGTTCCTGCTGGCCGACTCGGTGCATGCCAGCGGTGTGCTGGCGGTGGTGGTCGCCGGGTTGGTGCTGTCCTACGCCGGTCCACGGGTGATCCGCGCCCGGTCGCGGGTCCTGGCGTTGGCGTTCTGGGACCTCTCCACGTTCCTGATCAACGGTGGGCTGTTCGTCCTTCTCGGCACCCAGATACCCCGCGCGGTGCGGGGCATCACCAGCACCTCGCCCGGTCGGGCACTGGTGGTCGTGCTCGTGGTCACGCTCGTCGTGATCAGCGTCCGCCTGTTCTTCGTCTACCTGATCTCGCAGGTCGCGAGGCTGCGGCGTCGCCGGCTCATGGACCCGAGCCAGGGGCCCTCGGCCTGGCGGGTGGGAACCGTGGCCGGCTGGTCCGGTTTCCGGGGTGCGGTGTCGCTCGCCGCCGCCCTGGCTGTCCCGACGGTGACGGTCGCCGGCCGACCGGTGGTCGAGCGCGACCTGATCATCTTCGTCACCGCGCTGGTGATCGTGCTGATCATGCTGCTCCAGGGCACCACCCTGCCGCTGGTCGTGCGCTGGGCGGGGCTGGTCGGCGACCCGGAACGCGCCCACGAGACCCGGCGCGCCCGGCGGCGGGCCACCGAGGCGGGTCTGGCCGCTCTGCCCCAGGTCGCCGCCGAGATCGGCGCCGGGGCGGAACAGGTCCGTCGGCTGCAAGCCGAATACCAGAGGCACCTTGCGGACGTCGACGAGAGCGGAGGGAGCACCGCCGAGGAGCGCCGACTGGAACGCCAACTGCGCCTGAAGGTCCTCGCCCACAAACGTCGGGAGGTCACCCGACTGCGCGACAACCGGGAGATCGACGACCTGGTGCTGCAGGAACTCCAGGCCGCCCTGGACAACGAGGAGATCCGGCTGCTGGGGCGCGGAGCCAACGAGTGA
- the corA gene encoding magnesium/cobalt transporter CorA, whose translation MVGGRRFRPGGGFGRQLDEYETRVGVPPSTESPAPPAGGLVDSAVYIRGHRFASPSGLAETYRCLQEQDGAMAWIGLYRPDIEQITSLAREFRLHDLAVEDAINAHQRPKLERYGETLFVVLRAARYDDLREEVEFSELHLFIGPGFVITVRHGEAPDLAAVRRRMEVEAQVLARGPEAVLYAILDQVVDGYAPVVAGLENDIDEIETQVFGGDPNASRRIYGLSREVIQFQRAARPLLAVLGALADGAGSADTDEELRRSLRDVTDHLTQVVERVDGFRHLLQNILTVNATLVSQQQNEEMRSLTAASYAQNEELKKVSSWAAILFAPTLIGTVYGMNFVHMPELNWRFGYLFALLLMLLVCGTLYLIFKRRGWL comes from the coding sequence ATGGTCGGTGGCCGTCGCTTCCGCCCGGGTGGTGGCTTCGGTCGCCAACTCGACGAGTACGAGACCAGGGTCGGCGTGCCACCGTCCACGGAGTCACCCGCTCCACCCGCCGGCGGCCTGGTGGACAGCGCCGTCTACATCCGTGGGCACCGGTTCGCCTCGCCGTCCGGCCTCGCCGAGACGTACCGCTGCCTGCAGGAGCAGGACGGCGCGATGGCCTGGATCGGGTTGTACCGGCCCGACATCGAGCAGATCACCTCGCTGGCGCGGGAGTTCCGGCTGCACGACCTGGCGGTCGAGGACGCGATCAACGCGCACCAGCGGCCCAAGCTGGAACGCTACGGGGAGACCCTGTTCGTGGTGCTGCGCGCCGCTCGCTACGACGACCTTCGGGAGGAGGTCGAGTTCTCCGAGTTGCACCTGTTCATCGGGCCGGGCTTCGTGATCACCGTCCGGCACGGTGAGGCACCGGATCTGGCCGCCGTGCGGCGGCGCATGGAGGTCGAGGCGCAGGTGCTCGCCCGGGGGCCCGAGGCGGTGCTGTACGCGATCCTCGACCAGGTGGTCGACGGGTACGCGCCGGTCGTGGCCGGGCTGGAGAACGACATCGACGAGATCGAGACCCAGGTGTTCGGTGGCGACCCGAACGCGAGCCGGCGCATCTACGGCCTGAGCCGCGAGGTGATCCAGTTCCAGCGCGCCGCGCGACCCCTGCTCGCGGTGCTCGGCGCACTGGCCGACGGCGCGGGCAGTGCCGACACGGACGAGGAGCTACGCCGCTCGCTGCGGGACGTGACCGACCACCTGACCCAGGTGGTGGAGCGGGTGGACGGGTTCCGGCACCTTCTGCAGAACATCCTCACCGTCAACGCCACGCTCGTGTCGCAGCAGCAGAACGAGGAGATGCGGAGCCTCACGGCGGCCAGCTACGCGCAGAACGAGGAGCTGAAGAAGGTCTCGTCCTGGGCGGCGATCCTGTTCGCTCCCACGCTCATCGGCACCGTGTACGGGATGAACTTCGTGCACATGCCGGAGTTGAACTGGCGCTTCGGCTACCTGTTCGCGCTGCTGTTGATGCTGCTGGTCTGCGGCACCCTCTATCTGATCTTCAAGCGGCGCGGCTGGCTGTGA
- a CDS encoding ABC transporter substrate-binding protein yields MRLLPALTRATALGAATILAATALTACGDDNSSDATANPYGLARPGVLRAGTLTDAPPNVYLKDGTFTGFDNDLLTAVAGKLGLTVEFVGTDFSALLSQVNNHKFDVGSSSITITEARKKTVDFGNGYDFGYFGLDVPAGSPITSFDQLAGKRVVVVQGTVQDDYATGKQLDPVRVPDYNGAINQLKAGTADAWIAPAEIGEKSAADSNGKITVAAKQLSPAPTAYAVAKGGDKLREALNKGLDEVIADGTWSRLQAQYYPGRPIPADFTPGSGTVAVASASPAS; encoded by the coding sequence GTGCGACTTCTTCCTGCCCTGACCCGTGCCACCGCCCTGGGCGCGGCCACGATCCTGGCCGCCACCGCGCTCACCGCCTGCGGCGACGACAACTCTTCCGACGCCACCGCCAACCCGTACGGCCTGGCACGGCCGGGGGTGCTGCGCGCCGGCACCCTCACCGACGCCCCGCCGAACGTGTACCTCAAGGACGGCACGTTCACCGGTTTCGACAACGACCTGCTGACCGCCGTGGCCGGCAAGCTCGGCCTCACCGTCGAGTTCGTCGGCACGGACTTCTCCGCGTTGCTCTCCCAGGTCAACAACCACAAGTTCGACGTCGGCAGCTCCTCGATCACGATCACCGAGGCGCGGAAGAAGACCGTCGACTTCGGTAACGGCTACGACTTCGGCTACTTCGGCCTGGACGTCCCGGCCGGCTCGCCGATCACCAGCTTCGACCAGCTCGCCGGCAAGCGGGTCGTGGTGGTGCAGGGCACCGTGCAGGACGACTACGCCACCGGCAAGCAGCTCGACCCGGTGCGGGTGCCGGACTACAACGGCGCGATCAACCAGCTCAAGGCCGGCACCGCCGACGCGTGGATCGCCCCGGCGGAGATCGGCGAGAAGTCTGCCGCGGACAGCAACGGCAAGATCACCGTGGCGGCCAAGCAGCTCAGCCCGGCACCGACCGCGTACGCCGTCGCCAAGGGCGGCGACAAGCTGCGCGAGGCACTGAACAAGGGCCTCGACGAGGTCATCGCGGACGGCACCTGGAGCCGGTTGCAGGCCCAGTACTACCCCGGCCGGCCGATCCCGGCGGACTTCACGCCGGGCAGCGGCACGGTGGCGGTGGCGTCCGCGTCGCCCGCCTCCTGA
- a CDS encoding AfsR/SARP family transcriptional regulator, giving the protein MTRQPTAPDAVTFGVLGPVTAVTGRGPAALRGHRHRLVLARLLIAHGRVVPVQRLVDDLWEVAPDGAVGAIRTFVADLRRALEPDRPPRQPPRTLVTEPPGYVLRVAPDAVDAGRFEAAVGEAGTLLTAGRPAPALTALDEALRLWRGPAYADCANEVWAAAEINRLDELRMLAVERRAEALLALGRPDEAAADLPAHLASYPLREDAWRLLAVARYRAGRQGDALAALRAARNVLVTELGVDPGPELQRLEADVLAQAPHLTPTLDSVATPRLRRPAGPAPARQRPFVGRDVELDRLRHAAEAALRRRRPTLALLSGDPGAGKTAMAETLARRLAVEGWTTAWGRSPEYEGGPPAWPWTQVTDALTGLTGEVAASGPVDESSDPAGRRFRRHRAVASLVAAVADRGPVLVVLDDLHRADGDTLDLLTALLTGPHPTTGPVLILGTYRATEISPELTAALARVAGLEPTREYLAGLSASATGELARAVVGAALAPDSARLIHDRSGGNPFFVRELAQLYASEGEAALASVPPGVRDVIRHRLAQLPTPTRTVLRQASVLGRDLDPEVLTSLAGDSAVVLDAVDRALQAGLLTEREPDGLLRFTHILVRDTLYADLSTPRRAAWHAAIAEGLRQRTPVEPAAIAHHLLRAGGRAAAARAGVYARTAAEQAERGGNPHEAARLWGQVIEAYDRAGDVEQRERLTALLGLGRALAVTGRLAEARGRRAEAITAAESAGDPLLIEEVLAGFDVPAIWTRNDDDRLSGHIVRAAEQALTALGPTGSARRSRLLSTLALELRGTPTDRGRRAADEAETIARTVDDPGLLAFALNARFLHTFQHVGLAADRARIGGELVDLAARHRLVTFEVLGHLVLVQAYCALADRPAADEHARAADRLAERYELPLVAVFTRWFAALRLALDGESASAADAYRSAAGHLPADAMPGLTRGLLPLALLGLRLAEAVDDDRPRSEADGLDRPVPSLDGADWADVDWGPHEPWVRPLLLLADDDRVAAAAAVRALPDGPHDLLREVRLCLVGQAARALGDRPTMQRVYAELLPAAEEVAAGSGVLTFGPVAGHLAALAGALGRAEESAALRRRARAVTARARAANLAR; this is encoded by the coding sequence ATGACCAGGCAGCCGACGGCACCGGACGCCGTGACCTTCGGCGTCCTCGGGCCGGTGACCGCCGTGACCGGGCGTGGACCGGCAGCGCTGCGCGGGCACCGACACCGCCTGGTGCTGGCCCGGCTGTTGATCGCCCACGGGCGGGTGGTGCCGGTGCAGCGTCTGGTCGACGACCTGTGGGAGGTCGCGCCGGACGGCGCGGTGGGCGCGATCCGGACCTTCGTCGCCGACCTGCGCCGGGCCCTGGAGCCCGATCGGCCACCCCGACAGCCGCCCCGGACCCTGGTCACCGAACCACCGGGGTACGTGCTGCGGGTCGCCCCGGACGCGGTGGACGCCGGCCGGTTCGAGGCAGCCGTCGGCGAGGCGGGCACGCTGCTCACGGCGGGACGCCCCGCGCCGGCCCTGACCGCCCTGGACGAGGCACTGCGGCTCTGGCGAGGGCCGGCGTACGCGGACTGCGCGAACGAGGTCTGGGCGGCTGCGGAGATCAACCGACTGGACGAGTTGCGGATGCTGGCCGTCGAACGGCGGGCGGAGGCGCTGTTGGCGCTGGGTCGGCCGGACGAAGCCGCCGCTGACCTGCCGGCTCACCTGGCCAGCTATCCACTGCGAGAGGACGCCTGGCGGTTGCTCGCGGTCGCCCGGTACCGCGCCGGTCGGCAGGGGGACGCGCTGGCCGCACTGCGTGCGGCACGCAACGTCCTGGTGACCGAGCTGGGCGTGGACCCGGGGCCCGAGTTGCAGAGGCTGGAAGCCGACGTCCTGGCCCAGGCGCCGCATCTCACCCCGACCCTCGACAGCGTCGCCACTCCCCGGCTCCGACGGCCCGCTGGGCCGGCCCCGGCGCGGCAGCGCCCGTTCGTCGGCCGGGACGTGGAGCTGGACCGCCTGCGGCATGCCGCCGAGGCAGCGCTCCGACGGCGCAGGCCCACCCTCGCGCTCCTCAGCGGCGACCCGGGTGCCGGGAAGACCGCGATGGCCGAGACGTTGGCCCGGCGGCTCGCCGTCGAGGGCTGGACCACGGCATGGGGACGCAGCCCGGAGTACGAGGGTGGCCCGCCGGCCTGGCCGTGGACCCAGGTCACCGACGCGCTCACCGGGCTGACCGGCGAGGTGGCGGCCTCCGGGCCGGTCGACGAGTCGAGCGACCCCGCCGGCAGGCGGTTTCGTCGGCACCGGGCGGTGGCGTCGTTGGTTGCCGCGGTCGCCGACCGGGGGCCGGTGCTGGTGGTCCTCGACGACCTGCACCGCGCCGACGGTGACACCCTCGACCTGCTGACCGCCCTGCTCACCGGACCACATCCGACCACCGGACCGGTGCTCATCCTCGGCACCTACCGGGCCACCGAGATCAGTCCGGAGCTGACCGCCGCCCTGGCCCGCGTCGCCGGGCTGGAGCCGACCCGGGAGTATCTCGCCGGCCTGTCCGCGTCGGCGACGGGCGAGTTGGCCCGCGCCGTCGTCGGCGCGGCACTCGCCCCGGACTCCGCCCGGTTGATCCACGACCGCAGCGGCGGCAACCCGTTCTTCGTCCGCGAGCTGGCCCAGTTGTACGCGAGCGAGGGGGAGGCCGCGCTGGCCTCGGTGCCGCCCGGGGTACGCGACGTGATCCGGCACCGGCTGGCGCAGCTGCCCACGCCGACGCGCACCGTCCTGCGGCAGGCCTCCGTGCTCGGCCGGGATCTCGACCCGGAGGTTCTCACCTCCCTGGCGGGCGACTCCGCAGTCGTGCTGGACGCCGTCGACCGCGCCCTGCAGGCCGGTCTCCTCACCGAGCGGGAGCCCGACGGGCTGCTGCGCTTCACCCACATCCTGGTCCGCGACACGCTCTACGCCGACCTGTCCACGCCGCGCCGCGCCGCCTGGCACGCGGCCATCGCCGAAGGGCTGCGACAACGAACACCCGTCGAGCCCGCCGCGATCGCGCACCACCTGCTCCGCGCGGGCGGACGGGCCGCTGCCGCTCGTGCCGGGGTGTACGCCCGCACGGCTGCCGAGCAGGCCGAACGCGGCGGCAACCCGCACGAGGCGGCCCGCCTGTGGGGGCAGGTGATCGAGGCGTACGACCGCGCCGGCGACGTCGAGCAGCGCGAGCGGTTGACCGCACTGCTCGGTCTGGGGCGCGCGCTGGCCGTGACCGGGCGGCTTGCCGAGGCGCGAGGGCGACGTGCCGAGGCGATCACCGCCGCCGAGTCAGCCGGCGATCCGCTGCTGATCGAGGAGGTGCTGGCCGGCTTCGACGTACCCGCGATCTGGACGCGCAACGACGACGACAGGCTCTCCGGGCACATCGTCCGAGCCGCCGAGCAGGCCCTGACCGCTCTCGGCCCGACCGGCTCGGCGCGGCGCAGCCGACTGCTGAGCACCCTCGCGCTGGAGTTGCGGGGCACCCCCACCGACCGTGGTCGCCGGGCGGCGGACGAGGCCGAGACGATCGCCCGGACGGTCGACGACCCCGGGCTGCTGGCCTTCGCGCTCAACGCCCGCTTCCTGCACACCTTCCAGCACGTCGGCCTGGCCGCTGACCGGGCCCGCATCGGTGGTGAGCTGGTCGACCTGGCCGCCCGGCACCGGCTGGTGACCTTCGAGGTGCTCGGTCACCTCGTCCTGGTCCAGGCGTACTGCGCGCTGGCCGACCGGCCCGCCGCCGACGAGCACGCCCGCGCCGCCGACCGCCTCGCCGAGCGGTACGAGCTGCCGTTGGTCGCGGTCTTCACCAGGTGGTTCGCCGCACTGCGCCTGGCTCTCGACGGCGAGTCGGCCTCGGCGGCGGACGCCTACCGATCGGCGGCCGGCCACCTGCCCGCCGACGCCATGCCGGGCCTGACCCGTGGTCTGCTTCCGCTCGCGCTGCTCGGCCTGCGGTTGGCCGAGGCCGTCGACGACGACCGTCCGCGCTCCGAGGCCGACGGTCTCGACCGACCGGTTCCCAGCCTGGACGGGGCCGACTGGGCGGATGTGGACTGGGGGCCGCACGAGCCGTGGGTCCGGCCGTTGCTGCTGCTCGCCGACGACGACCGGGTTGCCGCGGCAGCGGCCGTGCGGGCCCTTCCGGACGGGCCGCACGATCTTCTCCGGGAGGTGCGTCTCTGCCTCGTCGGTCAGGCGGCGCGTGCCCTCGGTGACCGCCCCACGATGCAACGGGTCTACGCCGAGCTGCTGCCGGCGGCGGAGGAGGTGGCTGCGGGCAGCGGCGTGCTCACCTTCGGCCCGGTGGCCGGGCACCTCGCCGCCCTGGCTGGCGCGCTGGGCCGTGCGGAGGAGTCGGCCGCGCTTCGCCGGCGCGCCCGTGCGGTCACAGCTCGGGCCCGGGCCGCCAACCTCGCCCGATGA
- a CDS encoding alpha/beta hydrolase: MDPKINGFDYRRVSVADGVTLNAAVGGSGPAVVLLHGFPQTHLMWRHVAADLAADHTVICPDLRGYGDSDKPVDTDGTGYAKRTMAADVVKLAGALGHERFALAGHDRGALVAFRAGLDHPAAISRLALLDVVPTLDMWEVLHGASAAVAFHLYLMAQPPGLPEELIGGSPDAFFGHFLDAWTRDPESLPADVRAAYLRASRNAVTSIVADYRASAGIDVAHDTADREAGNKLRMPVTVLQQDWGAALGYDAAGVWRAWAPDLEHRTVTCGHFMAEEAPAEVVQALRTLLDR; encoded by the coding sequence GTGGACCCCAAGATCAACGGATTCGACTACCGGCGCGTGAGCGTCGCCGACGGTGTGACGCTCAACGCCGCCGTGGGTGGGTCCGGACCAGCGGTCGTGTTGCTGCACGGTTTCCCGCAGACCCACCTCATGTGGCGGCACGTCGCGGCCGACCTGGCCGCCGACCACACGGTCATCTGCCCCGACCTGCGCGGCTACGGTGACAGCGACAAGCCCGTCGACACCGACGGCACCGGGTACGCCAAGCGCACCATGGCTGCCGACGTCGTGAAACTGGCCGGCGCGCTCGGTCACGAACGGTTCGCGCTGGCCGGCCACGACCGGGGTGCGCTTGTCGCTTTCCGCGCCGGCCTGGACCACCCGGCGGCGATCAGCCGGCTCGCGTTGCTGGACGTGGTGCCGACCCTGGACATGTGGGAGGTGCTGCACGGTGCCTCCGCGGCGGTGGCGTTCCACCTGTACCTCATGGCGCAGCCACCCGGACTGCCCGAGGAGTTGATCGGTGGCAGCCCCGACGCCTTCTTCGGCCACTTCCTCGACGCCTGGACCCGCGATCCGGAGTCCCTGCCGGCGGACGTGCGGGCGGCGTACCTGCGGGCGTCCCGTAACGCGGTCACCTCGATCGTCGCCGACTATCGCGCGTCGGCCGGCATCGACGTGGCCCACGACACCGCTGACCGCGAGGCCGGCAACAAGCTGCGCATGCCGGTGACCGTGCTCCAACAGGACTGGGGTGCCGCGCTGGGCTACGACGCAGCCGGGGTGTGGCGGGCCTGGGCGCCCGACCTGGAGCACCGGACGGTCACCTGCGGGCACTTCATGGCGGAGGAGGCACCGGCCGAGGTGGTCCAGGCGCTGCGGACGCTGCTCGACCGCTGA
- a CDS encoding amino acid ABC transporter permease, translating into MDPLSTLWETFFDWDAMGEALPEMVTVGLPNTLILAVSAALLGSVLGLLLAVAGISRSRWLRWPARVYTDVFRGLPAAATILLIGVGLAPLGMQVWGPDPYPLGILALSLIAAAYIGEIFRSGIQSVEAAQLEGARALGFSWSDAMRLVIIPQGIRRVLPAWVNQLIALIKDSSLVYFLGLVASQRELFRIGQDYAATTGNESALLLAGLFYLALTVPLTHVVNWIDRRLRHGRPATAPDDEDDELPLPATIQGDRR; encoded by the coding sequence ATGGATCCGTTGAGCACCCTGTGGGAGACGTTCTTCGACTGGGACGCGATGGGCGAGGCGCTGCCCGAGATGGTGACCGTCGGGTTGCCGAACACGCTGATCCTGGCGGTCTCCGCCGCCCTGCTCGGCTCGGTGCTGGGCCTGCTGCTGGCCGTCGCCGGGATCTCCCGCAGCCGGTGGTTGCGCTGGCCGGCGCGGGTCTACACCGACGTGTTCCGGGGGCTGCCGGCCGCGGCGACGATCCTGTTGATCGGCGTCGGGCTGGCACCGCTGGGCATGCAGGTCTGGGGACCGGACCCCTATCCGTTGGGGATCCTCGCGCTGTCACTCATCGCCGCCGCGTACATCGGGGAGATCTTCCGCTCCGGCATCCAGTCGGTGGAGGCCGCCCAGTTGGAGGGCGCGCGTGCGCTCGGCTTCTCCTGGAGCGACGCGATGCGGCTGGTGATCATTCCGCAGGGCATCCGGCGGGTCCTGCCGGCCTGGGTGAACCAGCTCATCGCGCTGATCAAGGACTCCAGCCTGGTCTACTTCCTCGGCCTGGTGGCCAGCCAGCGGGAGCTGTTCCGGATCGGGCAGGACTACGCGGCCACCACCGGCAACGAGTCCGCGCTGCTCCTGGCCGGGCTCTTCTACCTGGCGCTGACCGTTCCGCTGACGCACGTCGTGAACTGGATCGACCGGCGGCTGCGCCACGGCCGGCCAGCCACCGCACCGGACGACGAGGACGACGAACTGCCGTTGCCCGCCACGATCCAGGGAGACCGGCGATGA
- a CDS encoding amino acid ABC transporter ATP-binding protein, whose product MTTTTDTTTSVSLDVRDVHLAFGPNRVLRGVDLTVPRGATACVIGPSGSGKSTLLRTINRLIEPDRGDVLLDGRSVLGDDPDGLRQRVGMVFQQFNLFPHMSVLRNVTLALRRLRKLGEDEAEAAARAHLDLVGLAAKADARPAQLSGGQQQRVAIARALALRPEVMLFDEATSALDPELVKGVLGVMADLSAAGMTMVVVTHEMGFARQVADTVAFMDRGVVLEAGPPEAVFERAEHPRLRRFLAQVL is encoded by the coding sequence ATGACCACCACCACCGACACCACCACCTCGGTCAGCCTCGACGTACGCGACGTGCATCTCGCCTTCGGGCCGAACCGGGTACTGCGCGGCGTCGACCTCACGGTGCCGCGGGGCGCGACGGCCTGCGTGATCGGTCCGTCCGGGTCCGGCAAGTCCACCCTCCTGCGCACCATCAACCGGCTGATCGAGCCGGACCGTGGCGACGTGCTGTTGGACGGGCGCAGCGTGCTGGGCGACGACCCGGACGGCCTGCGGCAGCGGGTGGGGATGGTCTTCCAGCAGTTCAACCTCTTCCCGCACATGAGCGTGCTGCGCAACGTCACCCTCGCGCTGCGCCGGCTCCGCAAACTCGGCGAGGACGAGGCGGAGGCCGCCGCCCGGGCCCACCTGGACCTGGTGGGTCTGGCCGCCAAGGCCGACGCCCGACCGGCGCAGCTCTCCGGCGGTCAGCAGCAGCGGGTGGCGATCGCCCGGGCGCTGGCGCTGCGGCCCGAGGTGATGCTCTTCGACGAGGCCACCTCGGCGCTCGATCCGGAGCTGGTCAAGGGCGTGCTCGGGGTGATGGCCGACCTCTCCGCCGCGGGCATGACCATGGTGGTGGTCACCCACGAGATGGGCTTCGCCCGGCAGGTCGCCGACACCGTCGCCTTCATGGACCGGGGCGTGGTGCTGGAGGCCGGCCCGCCCGAGGCGGTCTTCGAACGGGCCGAGCATCCTCGGCTCCGTCGGTTCCTCGCCCAGGTGCTCTGA